The Diceros bicornis minor isolate mBicDic1 chromosome 1, mDicBic1.mat.cur, whole genome shotgun sequence sequence CCTGCCCTTCAAAATGCTTCCAGTCTCTCTGCAAGGTTCAGCCTCCTAGAGAAACCACGCTCACAGAAGAGCTCAAATACTTCTATTAATAATGACAACAGCGACAATGATAAGCAACCATGTACAAACGTCAGGCTGAGCCACCAGCCTGATGCTCTGCTGCTCAAGTCCACCGACATCTACAATCCTGCTTCAGGGCTAACTGCTGGCACGATGGTTGCAAAGCATTCCTCCACGGTCTCCTCTGACCCCCAAGAATGTGCACATCTCCCAAATGAGGGATTTGCTCACTCTGTAATCAAAACATCTTTGCCAGCAGCTTGGGTGTGGATCTGATAGCCTGGGCTCAGGATGCCAAGTGTGAAGATTCCTCTTCCATCCTGTGTGCCCAGCCCTCCTCACTGCCCTGCTTTTCCTCCTTGTGCGGGTTAATCCACTGCTCAGCGAGGTGACGCAGCCCGCGCAGTCCCCTTACATTCCATTATCCTCATCTTTTAGCTCTGCTGTGCTGTACCATATGGGCTGGAGCGTTTTAGCTGAGGTGGGCGCCATGAACATTGAGAAAGCCTTGGAAGAAGGGAAGTTGCTGGAGGTAGTCTCTGCAGCCAGGGAGACCCTGGAGACATCATCCAGAGCCCCAGTGAGCATCGCTGTGATGGGGGTTCTGGCAATGGCATGTCCTCCTTCATCAACAGGCTGCAGGGCATGGGGCACGAGGAGGCCTCGGCCCCCACTGGGTGGTGAGGACCACTCAGACTTGCACCTGCTACTTGTCCTCCCACATTCCCAATGTGGTGCTGTGGGACCTGCCTGGGACGGAGGCTGCCACCTACAGCCTGGAGAACTATCCAGAGGAGATGCAGTTCAGCCAGTATGACCTCTTCATTATCATTGTGTCTGAGCAGTTCAGCATGAACCTCGTGAGGCTTGCCAAAACCATCCAGGACCTGGGAAAGAGGTTCTACATCGTCTGGACCAAACTGGACAGGGACCTCAGTACAAGTGCCTGCTCGGAGGGATGGCTCCTGAAGAATATTCGATAGAACATCCGGGAACCTCTCCAGAAGGAGCGGGTGTGTGAACCCCCCATATTCCTGGTCTCCAGCCTTGACCCTTTTTTGCATAACTTCCTGAGCTGAGGGACACGTTGCACAGGGACCTCTCTGACATCTGGTGCCAGGGTCCCCTAAAGAACCTGTCCCACACCTATGAGAAGATGATTAATGACAAAGCGACCTCCCTGCAGGAGATAAGAGCCTCCCAGTTCCTCCAGGACACTCTTGTCATCCAGGATGCTGATGATCTGGAGGAGTGTCTGAAGGCCTGCCGCTCGCTTTTTGGTGCGGATGATGAATCTCTCCAGCAGGTGGCGCAGAGTATGGGGACCCCTGTGGAGGAGTATAAGGCCATCATGAAGTCCCAGGATCTGCACACTCTCCTCACAGACTGGGCATTTCCTTGGATGAATTGTAACACGGCCTCTTACTTATACACAATTCTCAGCTACATCCCACTCTTAGGCGACCCTATTATCCACTACCTCAGAGAAGTGAAACACAGACGCTTTCTTGAAATAGTTGTTGAGGACGCCAACACCATCCTGAAGAAAATCCTGAAAGACTCCACCGTCTGAAGAGCTGACATTTCAGCAGGCTTCTTCTCAGGGGAAGTCAAGGCACGTGGGTCCTCTCTTCAGCACTGTGCCCTTTCTGAATTCTCAATAATCTCAATACTTCCACCTCCATGAGTTCTAAGGTCCTTGAGGTTAATGACCTGACTTGATCTTTTTGTACCCACCTCAGCAAACAGCATGATGTGTCCTACTTCTTGGCAGTTGTTCCATTTCATTAACTAAATTAGCTGGGATCCAAATATGGGAGAAAGGATTGGCACAGTGTGACATATAATCTCGTTCTGCAGTCCCCTTATCGCTTCACGTTAACATCATTTCTCGTCTGAGGCCTCTTGGTTTTCGCCTGATCCTTCACTTCTCACATCTTGTTCCCTAGACTCAAAGAAGCACACTGGGTACAGAGGGGACAACATCCTTTGGGGATAGATGATGGAGAGTGTCTTTTTAGTTGTTCTCTGAAAAGTATTGTGTGGTGATACCAGGATGCTGAGGCCAGTCTGGCTGCGTATAGCTCTGCTCTTTAACCTGTCCTTAGCAGATGCTTAAACTCCTTTGTATCCCAAAAAGGATATGGGAGATGGACTCAAATGCCATTGTCCTCGAGATGGTAAATTATTGAATGGAAAGGCAAGCCTGACAATTCTAAGTACCAAGCACCACCCCCACCGACAGTCCCACACTCTTCACAGGCACACCCTCAAGGCAAGCCAGGATTTCTGCAGTGCCCCTGGTTCTGTTGGTCCAGAGGTGCACCACGCACCCCATCCATACCCTCTCtttccacacacacactgacTCCTCTCCCCTTTGCCCAGAGctttcccctctctcttctcacttagttcattcattcactcagttatTCAAGAAGCAATGTGAGTGTTCTCCTAGAGTCGTCCTTTTCCTGTATTCCCACATCCAGTAGAGAACAAGTCCTGCCAACTCAACCTCTTTCACGTATTGCAGATTCATTCCCTTCCCATCTCTCCCTACTTCTCAGTTGAACCCTGGAATCCCTTCTTGCTTCAAGctcacatttctccttgtctACTTCTGATCCATGCCTACCCACCTTCATCTTCATCTCCCACCCCTCCTGGTTTCATGCTATTATTTCCAACAATAGCAAACTGTTTGCAGTATCCTCCAATGCGCCAGACTAGCTATGTTTCTGAGTCCTTGCCGGCTCAGTGAGTCCTTGCTCATCAGTGTATTttcagcacccagcacagcatAGGCTCTGGATAAACATTTCCTAGGTGCACCCTCCTGCCTGCAATGGGGAGGACAGAACACAAGCCAAATGGCAGCATCTCCACCTCTACATTTAGTAAGAAATTTCAAATGAGAACTCTGCCAGGGGTACTGCAGTTAGGGGAAATGCTTATTGGAGTTACCTCGTGTAGTTACATTGGTTAATAATGACAAAGAGACCTCAAGTCAAGGTACATGTTGAGAAAAACATGGCAGACTGAATCAACATTGCTGCCACAAGTACTTTAAGAATGCAAAGTGCAGATAATAAAGATTAATTAATGAGGCAATGAATATTAAATTAGGAAGTATTTATGTATGCTGGCCACAAGAACACAACGGACTAAGGATTATCAACCAAGTGAGGTTGTGACGGGAGGTGAGCAGAGCTCTGCTTTCAGTTTATCTTAGAAAGGTGTTTCCTTCCAAGCTATCACTCAAATTTATACCTGTAATCTTTAGGCATGTTTAATCAAGCTTATAGGAAGTAGTACCTGTTAGATTATGTTTGCTCTAGAAAAGTGTGTGTGTTCACTTGAAGTGTCTGTTCACTCATGTTATATTATCCACTAAAGTTATCTCCTGTGTATGTCATAGGAAATTTAATTTGCTTACCTGCATTGAGAAAACTAACCCATTGTCTATGACTTCACTGGTATATAGTTAATCCGACCTGTATAGACACTATGTAAATTCTCCTAATCGGACACCATTTCAGACCATAGATCTAGATTTTCTCCCTGCTAGGTATATGTagtataaaaattgttttttatgacagattttttcaaataaaatttgaaatcccGCTCTCCACAACCAGAAGTATCACAAGCTATCTCTCCCCACTGTGGGAATGCTTCAGCCCTCACAGCAGCAGCCCCCTTCCCTGCTTCAGCCCGTCACCTTCACTCCATTTGCCTGGGAAGATTTCACCCAGGTAAACAGTCCAATCTGAACTTGGTAGATGTATCTCAACTAGACCTAGGTGTAAAAGTTTTGGCTCATCTTCAGGCTTCTGCTCCTAGGGAGGGTTTATCAGAGGTTATCACAACCATTCACTGAGATGGAGAGTGAAGTTAATATTGAATGGAGGTGAACCGAAAGAGACCTAGTGGAGATGTTAAGAATTCTAAGGTTAAATTCTGGCTCCAACATGCCGtcgccatgtgaccttgggcaagtcagttaacctcccagtgtctcagtttctcaataggtaaaatgaggataatattacATCCTTCATAGGGTGTCCACCCAGATCCAGAtagtgttgtgaggattcaatgggTTAAAGCACATAAAGCACCTAGAATAGGGTCCAGCATGTAATTCTGTAAatattaggtattattattatcatcactgcTTTTCCTGGCTAAGAAGAAACGACATGAAGTCACATGGAAAGGCAGTTCTACCCAAAGGTGATGTCTTGCTCAAATTGTCCATCCAGTGGAATGAGGAAGAGTCTAGTGGGAGAGATGTGGAAGTCTTGAAGGCATAGGGGCATCTCATCCTTATTCCCACCTTAACTTGTTAAGTTTCCCCTTTGGAAAATTTAGGAAAGAGAGGACAGTCCCAcacagagcactcttcctgcatcCTGAGAACAGTTTACTGAGATCcccagagaaggagggaagagggagagaattgAGACTAGTGGTCAAAGGGTTTTGGAGGTCAGAATGGCCCTAGGTGCAGGGTTCTTACagtaaacccaaccctaaccagcCTCTCCTGGCTGCTCATGATGAGGGAGGGTGGAGAAGAGGCCACCCCACTGGAGCCTCCCGTAGCTCAGCCAAAAAGAAAACCAGGTTAACTAAACACCAGGAAGCCTGACCCCCAGGGAGGTCTATTGGGGGTTCAGGACCACTTAGTTTACCACATGGAAAgtcaaaatataaaagtattaaGAGACAAAAGAGAAGACATGATCAAATGAGGCAAACcagaagacaaagagagaagaaCCTCTGATAGAGTGCTTCATCCTCAGTACCACATGGAATCCCAGCAGGGATGGGGCCCTGCATTTTGCAAACAGGAATGGAAAACAAAACCTTGACATGCCCCTAGGTCAGTGGTAGGCACCTCTAAGATGGCCTCCAACATTATCTCCCATCTTCATGGCTTTCTTTAATCCCTTCCCCTTGAGTGACTAATAGAATAAACAGCAGTGACAGAATGTATTTCCAAATTAGGTTCTCGAATATCTGCAGCTTCTGTCTTAATAGGTACTTTCTGTTCACTGgcactttccctcccttcctccctccctctgtctctctctctctccttctgcctaGTAACCATAGAAAGACATTTAGATTAACCTGCTGGGGAGGACCTAAAGAATCAGAGGCCATGTGGAGGAGAACTGAGgcagccagcaccaactgccagccatgtgagtgcaCCATCTGGAGAGCAaaccctccagccccaggcaagGCTTCGGAAGATGCAGCCGGGCTGACAGCTTGACTataacctcatgagagaccctgatgGAGAATCGCCTAGCTGAACTGCTCCTAGAtttctgaccctcagaaactatgagataataaacacttgttttgagccactaagttttggggtaatttgttacacagtgttaaagaacaaaaattcaaccaaataaatttgaagatctaattggctttattaaatgattcatgaatcaggcagcatcccatgtagcAAATAGAAGGGAGCTCCAAGGAGTTGTatgaaatggaaggtttttataggcagaaaGAAGGTGGGACAAGGAAGTTAAAGGAGTGGATTACTTCAGGCAAGGTCATCTTCCCTTAGGGGGAGGTAGGGGGTTCTgtcaggcagattacctcactagtgctggccaggaaattccagactgattggtttaaaattccactcctaggagagGGGGAAACTGCAGTTAGGTTAGGTATTATGTCTTGATGGGGCTTAGCACAAATGACTCCATTTTGGACCTGTTGTTTCTTTTCAataacagcaatagataactaatacagtcaAGAAGTTCATTACAGACCTGGCACTTGTTAGGGACCTCTTCCCTTTGTGACACTCACTCCTGCATGGATACAGCACAAAGGAACAGCATCCTCCCCAATCTCAGTCCTTCCTTTCTTGGCCTTGTTTTCTGTACAAGCACCAGCCCCTACCGACTCTCACAGGTGATTTCATTTAGTTCAGGCCTCATGGACTTATCCAGTTGGaggctctattttatttatttatttatttatttatttatttatttatttatttatttatttatttatttatttttattgatgttttaatggtttctaacattgtgaaattttgggttgtacatttttgtttgtccatcaccatatatatgactcccttcaccccttgtgcccaccccccaccccc is a genomic window containing:
- the IRGM gene encoding LOW QUALITY PROTEIN: immunity-related GTPase family M protein (The sequence of the model RefSeq protein was modified relative to this genomic sequence to represent the inferred CDS: inserted 3 bases in 3 codons; substituted 1 base at 1 genomic stop codon), with protein sequence MYKPLLTALLFLLVRVNPLLSEVTQPAQSPYIPLSSSFSSAVLYHMGWSVLAEVGAMNIEKALEEGKLLEVVSAARETLETSSRAPVSIAVXGGSGNGMSSFINRLQGMGHEEASAPTGXVRTTQTCTCYLSSHIPNVVLWDLPGTEAATYSLENYPEEMQFSQYDLFIIIVSEQFSMNLVRLAKTIQDLGKRFYIVWTKLDRDLSTSACSEGWLLKNIRXNIREPLQKERVCEPPIFLVSSLDPFLHNXPELRDTLHRDLSDIWCQGPLKNLSHTYEKMINDKATSLQEIRASQFLQDTLVIQDADDLEECLKACRSLFGADDESLQQVAQSMGTPVEEYKAIMKSQDLHTLLTDWAFPWMNCNTASYLYTILSYIPLLGDPIIHYLREVKHRRFLEIVVEDANTILKKILKDSTV